The Metabacillus sediminilitoris genome window below encodes:
- a CDS encoding DNA alkylation repair protein — protein sequence MAEELRNLFNQQFINELSNKIKAEQASFNKDQFQALIYNESWNELALKQRVRHITSCLHQTIALDYTEVLEVLKKVAPSFQGGLTGIIFPDYVEVYGLDHWEESMEALQYFTQLSTSEFAVRPFVVKDQSRMMKQFLLWSMHPNEHVRRLASEGSRPRLPWGIALSSLKQDPSPVIPILENLKKDPSHYVRKSVANNLNDISKDHPELVLDIAQKWYGEHELTNWIIKKGIRTLMKKGNQQALELFGFAGNSHLKVEDLLVTKTIHIGDTISFSFGLKSTDEKPTKLRIEYEINFVKANGKQSAKLFKITETVIQPGEKKIYTKKHSFNDLTTRKHYPGEHSLSIFVNGEMKVTEEFVVVQ from the coding sequence ATGGCAGAGGAACTTAGAAATTTATTTAATCAACAATTTATCAATGAACTCTCGAATAAGATAAAAGCAGAGCAAGCAAGTTTTAATAAAGATCAATTTCAAGCACTTATTTACAATGAAAGCTGGAATGAACTCGCATTAAAACAGCGAGTAAGACATATTACAAGTTGTCTTCATCAAACAATAGCACTGGACTATACGGAAGTTCTTGAAGTATTAAAAAAGGTAGCTCCGTCCTTTCAAGGCGGTCTAACTGGCATCATATTCCCAGACTATGTAGAAGTATATGGACTGGATCATTGGGAGGAATCTATGGAAGCACTCCAATACTTCACCCAACTTTCTACATCTGAATTTGCAGTAAGACCTTTTGTGGTAAAAGACCAGTCTCGAATGATGAAGCAGTTTCTTCTATGGAGCATGCATCCTAATGAGCATGTCAGACGATTAGCAAGTGAGGGCTCAAGGCCGCGATTGCCGTGGGGAATCGCTCTATCAAGCCTCAAACAAGATCCAAGTCCGGTTATTCCAATCTTAGAAAATTTAAAAAAAGATCCCTCTCACTATGTACGCAAAAGTGTAGCAAATAATTTAAATGACATTTCAAAAGATCATCCAGAACTCGTCTTAGACATTGCGCAGAAATGGTATGGTGAACACGAACTGACGAACTGGATTATTAAAAAAGGGATCAGAACACTAATGAAAAAAGGTAATCAACAAGCACTAGAACTGTTTGGCTTTGCAGGAAATTCTCATTTAAAAGTAGAAGATTTGCTTGTTACAAAGACAATCCATATTGGTGACACGATATCCTTCTCATTCGGCCTCAAATCAACAGATGAAAAACCAACTAAGCTGAGAATTGAATATGAGATCAACTTCGTAAAAGCAAACGGTAAACAATCAGCAAAATTATTCAAAATCACTGAAACAGTCATTCAACCGGGTGAAAAAAAGATTTATACAAAAAAGCATTCATTTAATGACTTAACAACAAGGAAACATTATCCTGGAGAACATTCTCTCTCAATATTTGTAAATGGTGAAATGAAGGTGACAGAGGAATTTGTGGTAGTGCAATAA
- a CDS encoding DUF3870 domain-containing protein — MTKQFELKTVLVTGYAKAPQGSAMYEIYKTSGIVLEIDIETNVIVNAEFTFVTDLARDFLSRVLVNYDLTNGLDDLIKRIETHYYTPSTNSVIVALKAAYTRYIEKKKKMEEIS, encoded by the coding sequence ATGACAAAACAATTTGAATTAAAAACAGTGCTCGTTACGGGATATGCGAAAGCCCCACAAGGCAGTGCAATGTATGAGATTTATAAGACATCTGGTATTGTTTTAGAAATTGATATTGAAACAAATGTCATTGTGAATGCAGAATTTACATTTGTCACTGATCTTGCTCGAGATTTTTTGAGCAGAGTTCTTGTCAATTATGATTTAACAAATGGGTTAGATGATCTCATTAAAAGGATTGAGACTCATTATTATACACCATCAACAAATTCAGTTATTGTCGCATTAAAAGCTGCGTACACACGTTATATTGAAAAAAAGAAGAAAATGGAGGAAATCTCTTGA
- a CDS encoding CoA transferase subunit A, which produces MGKMKTTEEAILPIKTGSIIMVGGFGLVGAPLTLIDGLINHDATELTIISNNLGEEGKGLGELLRQGKIKKAIGSYFTSNREVGNMYHSGKIDVQLLPQGTLSESIRAGGAGIGGYYTPTSVSTELAKDKEIREIDGKLYCFEPALKANVALIRAHKADELGNLIYYKTARNFNPMMATAADYVIAEVDEIVEAGKLDPELIATPHLYVDALVYSKKIVTKEGVVAR; this is translated from the coding sequence ATGGGGAAAATGAAAACAACAGAAGAAGCTATTCTTCCGATTAAAACTGGCTCAATCATTATGGTTGGAGGCTTCGGTCTTGTCGGAGCACCGTTGACACTGATTGATGGACTAATCAACCATGATGCCACAGAGCTAACCATTATTAGCAACAATCTTGGTGAAGAAGGAAAAGGCCTTGGAGAGCTATTACGACAAGGAAAGATCAAAAAAGCAATAGGTTCCTATTTTACAAGTAATCGAGAAGTCGGCAACATGTACCACTCAGGAAAAATTGATGTCCAGCTTTTACCACAGGGGACACTTTCAGAATCGATTAGAGCTGGAGGTGCCGGTATTGGCGGTTATTACACACCTACGTCTGTATCGACAGAGCTTGCGAAGGATAAAGAAATAAGAGAAATCGATGGAAAGTTATACTGTTTTGAACCAGCTTTAAAGGCGAATGTTGCCTTAATTCGCGCACATAAAGCAGATGAGCTTGGCAACCTCATCTATTACAAGACAGCGAGAAATTTTAATCCGATGATGGCGACTGCAGCTGATTATGTGATTGCTGAAGTCGATGAAATAGTTGAAGCCGGCAAGCTTGATCCAGAATTAATTGCGACACCACATCTTTATGTTGATGCCCTTGTCTACAGCAAAAAAATAGTAACAAAAGAAGGGGTTGTAGCGCGATGA
- a CDS encoding 3-oxoacid CoA-transferase subunit B — MVKPKELIAMRAAKELKDGNIVNLGIGIPTLVSKYIESKHVFLHTENGLLGVDDLKTKDDIDPLIVNAGKLPIGEAIGASYFSSADSFAMIRGGHIDVAILGALQVDENGYIANWAIPGENIMGVGGAMDLMSGAKKIIVTTNHTNKKGESKLVKSCSYPITSIRKVDVIITDLAVFEMKNNTLTLIELMPGIQLEEVRSKTESNFVIAESLKEVILDEK; from the coding sequence ATGGTAAAACCAAAAGAATTAATTGCGATGCGTGCTGCAAAAGAACTGAAGGATGGTAATATCGTCAATCTCGGTATTGGTATTCCTACTCTTGTCAGCAAATATATCGAGTCTAAACATGTTTTTTTACACACAGAAAATGGGTTATTAGGTGTCGACGACCTAAAAACGAAAGATGATATTGATCCACTTATAGTGAACGCTGGAAAACTTCCGATTGGTGAAGCAATCGGGGCCTCTTATTTTAGCAGTGCCGATTCGTTTGCGATGATTAGAGGCGGACATATTGATGTTGCTATACTAGGTGCTCTGCAAGTTGATGAAAATGGCTATATTGCTAACTGGGCGATTCCTGGGGAAAACATTATGGGTGTTGGCGGTGCGATGGATTTAATGAGCGGCGCTAAAAAAATTATCGTGACAACAAATCACACGAATAAAAAAGGCGAGTCAAAATTAGTAAAAAGCTGCTCGTATCCTATCACTTCCATTCGGAAAGTAGACGTTATTATTACCGATCTAGCAGTCTTTGAAATGAAGAATAATACCCTTACTTTAATCGAGTTAATGCCAGGTATCCAGCTTGAAGAAGTTCGAAGTAAAACGGAAAGTAACTTTGTCATTGCTGAATCACTAAAGGAGGTCATCCTAGATGAAAAATGA